Sequence from the Nitrospinaceae bacterium genome:
GCCGGGTTGTTGAACTGTTGCGGCATGAAGTAATCCGGGTTTTGGGCCTGTAATTCCTCGGCCCGTTCGATGGTTCCTTCCATGCCGAACTCAGCGCGGCTCAATTCTAATTTGGCGCCAAAACTTTCAAGGATCGTCCTGCGTTCCTCGCTCATGTTTTCCGACATGACCAGGATGACCTTGTAACCCTTCACCGCCCCAACCAGTGCCAGACCGATGCCGGTGTTTCCGCTGGTGGGTTCAATGATAGTGGACCCAGGTTTTAAAACCCCTCGTTTTTCTGCGTCCTCAATCATAGCCAGAGCGATCCGGTCTTTCACGCTTCCACCCGGATTCATGAACTCCAGCTTGGCAAATATATTGGCGCCATTGGGGGGAGAAACCCTGTTCAGTCTAACCAATGGCGTGCCGCCGATCAACTCTAAACTATTATCAAATCGGGTTTTAGATTTTTCGATCGGTTGTGAATTAGCCGTCATGTTCAGTTGGATTCCATCCCAAGGGTAAAACCCAGAATTTTAAGGGATATATTGCGTTCCGTCAACTTCTGGATGGGCGAAGTCGCCCTGACAGTCGCCCCAGTGGTGCTGACAACTGGACAGAACCCCTGTTCTAAAGGGGCTCAGGGGACCGTGAGCTCTAAACCTCTTGATTTTTATAATTTATCAGTGGGTAATAATATGCTTGAGATCGGGGTAAAATTCAACAGGAAATCTTTTTAAAGAAGCAAGCCGCGATTTGGGTCAAAAACTCACTCCGAGGGTCAGAGAGGCGATATTTTCCTTATAATCCGAGGACGCCAGATTGGAGGTGCTGTCGATAAATTGATAATCCAGTTTGCCGAAGACATTTTTATAAATCGTCTGGGCCACTCCAAATTCAATCGTGTGCCGGAAGTCATCTCGTTTCTCACCAATACTGACAGTGACATTTTTATAGTCCCTGAAGATATACTTGTGCCCCAGAATGATCTTGGTTTTTTTTCCAAGGGGTAGTTTCACCTGGGAGTTAACATAGTGTCCTAAGTAATCAAACTCTTCTCCGGTGGTGATTTCGTTTTCAAATCGGTAGCTCAATTGAATGATCCCCTTGCCATCCATGATGAAAAAGAAATTGCCGAAACTAAAACCATGGTTTTGAGCATCGCGCAGGGGGCTGTCAAAAAAATGGGTGTCCTTGTAAGCATAGGTTAGCGTCGCGTACCATTTTTCACTGACCGCATATCCAACACTGGGGCTTGCAGATAAGATTTCCAGAAAGTCCTTTTCTCCAAGGGTCGTCCGATTATAGAAATTGAACAGTCCCAGGTTGAATTTCCCCAATTCATGAGAACCACTGAGGGAAAAAATGTGAGACTGGATATCAAACGCCGCAAGGTCGTCGTGGAGGCTTTGATAAAAATCATACCCGGCTTCAAGTTCCAGTTTGGGGGTTTTCAGGAATTTGTAAGCTCCGGAAAATTCAAAAATGTAGGAAAAATCATCCAGATTGGTGGTCAGGTCCTGTTCGTCGACGGTGATGTTATCGTCATATTCAAACCCGGCTCCAAAGGAAAGATGCCAGGGCTTTTGCGGTTTTTTATCCGCCTGTAATTTTAAAAGGGCTTTTGCTCCTTCCGCAAGTTCACTGCCGGGATCGGCTTTAATGGCCTTGTTCCAATGCTCAGCAGATTGCTCAAAGTTCCCCAACTGCGAATGTGCCTTGCCGATATTGAACAAAGCCAGTTGATGAAAATCAGGGTCCAGCTTTCCAGCCTTTTCAAAATAGGGGATGGACTTTTCATATTGTTCCTGGCCCTGTAAGGACAG
This genomic interval carries:
- the cysK gene encoding cysteine synthase A, yielding MTANSQPIEKSKTRFDNSLELIGGTPLVRLNRVSPPNGANIFAKLEFMNPGGSVKDRIALAMIEDAEKRGVLKPGSTIIEPTSGNTGIGLALVGAVKGYKVILVMSENMSEERRTILESFGAKLELSRAEFGMEGTIERAEELQAQNPDYFMPQQFNNPANPEVHRQTTGPEIIASMNGEPVHGFVAGIGTGGTITGAGEVLKQHYGDAKIVGVEPATSAVLSGNPPGPHKIQGIGAGFKPKVLNMDILDSIRAVSDDDAYSFALRLAKEEGLLVGISSGANCFAACQLAKEMGPGKNIVVIICDTGERYLSFYKYFD